A part of Aegilops tauschii subsp. strangulata cultivar AL8/78 chromosome 2, Aet v6.0, whole genome shotgun sequence genomic DNA contains:
- the LOC141040962 gene encoding uncharacterized protein codes for MVSDTPDQNPFAPVADSASAMDDIPVLTPRSSVDSAACGLNAAPLQHVAPPAPAAPAAPPPSFPSAILQTIDIRRHVPVVLDLLAGNHAQWRRHFDTVLGMFGLRAHVDAETVPRPDDPEWQMANHTVIHWLYATISPELLDAIMQPEDTALTVWTAVDGIFRDNHLARAVYVDAEYHALVQGDLTVMQYCTKLKSFTDQLRDLGQPVTETRQIFHLLRGLNRQFHAAIPHITSQVPLPSFLQVRSFLLLEEHRAEQSARLQSSHALVAARGVAPPSPAPSTDNNRGRGRGRRRGRGNGAAVQAPPAPSPAPRPPSVLAPAPGANSWTGLVQAWPVAWRAPGSGVLGPRPGMPPQQAMFAAPHQPALPPYGYGAAGAPGYGAPTGYGHPGAGPSSLPSPAWDMASLQAALHNATAGPSSSGTTPEWYLDSGAATHMSSSPGNLLSVRPHLSASQVIIGSGDCLPIMHVGTGSLIAGTSPLQLRNVLVCPSIIINLLSVRQLCHDNPVSVEFDLFGFSVKDLRTKVVILRCNSGGDLYPVGCASSSSSRWFAGSVTTDLWHQRLGHPGRASSAALPFEFCKTSPHTQFQLPILALQTDNGREFDNSTTRSDRCRVIHCARAALFNYGGAIATRRLSPRLTSRGNPAFHHSRGIGNERLPPCLASRGNPAFNHERGIGDGRLRAFPS; via the exons ATGGTATCAGATACCCCCGACCAGAACCCCTTTGCTCCGGTCGCCGATTCCGCTTCCGCCATGGACGACATCCCCGTCCTCACCCCTCGTTCCTCGGTCGACAGTGCGGCCTGCGGCCTCAACGCCGCTCCTCTCCAGCACGTCGCCCCACCCGCGCCGGCCGCGCCCGCTGCGCCGCCTCCCTCCTTTCCCTCCGCCATCCTCCAGACCATCGACATCCGTCGCCATGTTCCTGTCGTACTCGATCTCCTCGCCGGCAACCACGCTCAGTGGCGGCGCCACTTTGACACGGTGCTCGGCATGTTCGGACTCCGTGCGCACGTCGATGCTGAGACGGTTCCTCGCCCCGACGACCCCGAGTGGCAGATGGCCAACCACACCGTCATCCACTGGCTGTATGCCACCATCTCGCCGGAGCTCCTCGATGCGATCATGCAGCCCGAGGACACCGCGCTCACGGTCTGGACCGCGGTCGATGGCATCTTCCGCGACAACCACCTCGCTCGCGCCGTCTACGTCGATGCCGAGTACCATGCGCTTGTCCAGGGCGACCTGACGGTGATGCAGTACTGCACCAAACTCAAGTCCTTCACTGATCAGCTGCGCGATCTTGGGCAGCCCGTGACGGAGACGCGCCAGATCTTCCACCTCCTTCGCGGCCTCAACCGCCAGTTTCACGCCGCGATCCCCCACATCACCTCGCAGGTGCCCCTGCCCTCCTTTCTCCAGGTGCGTTCGTTCCTTCTTCTGGAGGAGCACCGTGCGGAGCAGTCGGCGCGCCTGCAGTCCTCCCACGCGCTGGTCGCCGCGCGCGGGGTCGCGCCCCCTTCGCCCGCGCCGTCCACCGACAACAACCGTGGGCGGGGGCGCGGACGTCGCCGCGGCCGTGGCAACGGTGCCGCCGTTCAGGCACCGCCTGCACCCAGCCCTGCACCGCGCCCGCCGTCGGTCCTTGCACCGGCGCCCGGCGCTAACTCGTGGACTGGCCTCGTCCAGGCCTGGCCAGTGGCATGGCGCGCTCCCGGCTCTGGTGTGCTGGGACCCCGCCCTGGCATGCCCCCTCAGCAGGCCATGTTTGCGGCGCCCCACCAGCCCGCGCTCCCGCCGTACGGCTACGGCGCCGCTGGCGCTCCTGGCTACGGGGCACCCACCGGCTATGGCCACCCAGGAGCTGGTCCGTCCTCGCTGCCGTCCCCCGCCTGGGACATGGCCTCGCTCCAGGCCGCACTCCACAATGCCACCGCCGGCCCGTCCTCCTCTGGCACCACGCCGGAGTGGTACCTCGACTCGGGCGCCGCTACGCACATGAGCTCCTCGCCTGGTAACCTCCTCTCTGTTCGCCCCCATCTCTCTGCCTCTCAGGTTATCATCGGCAGTGGTGACTGCCTCCCGATCATGCATGTTGGTACAGGCTCGCTTATTGCTGGGACCTCTCCTCTCCAACTCCGCAATGTTCTTGTTTGCCCCTCTATTATTATAAATCTTCTCTCTGTTCGTCAATTATGTCATGATAATCCTGTCTCTGTGGAGTTTGATCTTTTCGGTTTCTCTGTCAAGGATCTTCGAACCAAGGTGGTGATTCTCCGCTGTAATTCCGGCGGCGACCTCTACCCTGTGGGCTGCGCTTCGTCGTCTTCCTCACGGTGGTTCGCTGGCTCCGTCACCACCGATCTTTGGCACCAGCGGCTTGGCCACCCAGGGCGTGCGTCGTCTGCTGCTCTCCCGTTCGAGTTCTGCAAGACATCGCCCCAT ACACAATTTCAGCTCCCCATCCTCGCGTTGCAGACTGACAATGGGCGCGAGTTTGACAACTCCACCACTC GTTCCGATCGTTGTCGGGTCATCCATTGCGCGCGCGCCGCCCTGTTCAACTACGGCGGTGCGATCGCCACCCGACGGCTCTCCCCACGCCTCACCTCACGCGGGAACCCCGCGTTCCACCACAGTCGTGGGATCGGCAACGAACGGCTCCCTCCATGCCTCGCCTCGCGTGGGAACCCCGCGTTCAACCACGAGCGTGGGATCGGCGACGGACGGCTCCGCGCGTTCCCCTCTTAG